The DNA sequence AAGAAAAAAGTTGGTACCGATACATTAAATATGATACTAGATAAGTATCATTTACAATTGATTCAAGCAATGGCTATAGGTAATGGTTTTTATGTATTGAGATGTTTAGACAATAACCCTTTAGGCGTTGCAAATCAAATATATGAGAATGAAAATAATATTAAATCATCATATCCAGACTGGATGTATTCAAAGTAATGAAATTATTATTGATCCTATTATTGGCAATATTATTAATAGGTTGTGGAGAAAACAACAAAGAGGACCCACTCAAAAAAGACCAATGGTATTTAGATGGGTCAAAAAATGAATATATTGATATAAACTTACAACATAGTTTATATAGAGGGAGAAACGTATTGATAGCCATTGTTGATAATGGTATAGATATTTTTCATGAGGATTTAAAAGAGAATATTGGGGTTGGTAGCTATAGTTATCTCACAAAAGAGTATAGTTTTAATGATGCAAATCATGGAACCGCATGTGCTGGAATAATCGCAGGGGTTGAAGGAAATGGCAAAGGCATAAGAGGAATTGCTTCAAAAGCAAAAGTAATAGGCTACAATGCATTAAAAGTACCATCTATTAGTAATATTGCAGATGCGCTTATAAGAAATAAAGAAAAAGTTTGGATTTCAAATAATAGTTGGGGTGATTTTAATTCATGGGGTGAGCCATTATTATTAAGAAGCATCGAAGAAGAGGCCTTAAAAGATGGTGTGCGGTATGGTAGAAATGGAAAAGGTATTATTTATGTATTTAGTGCGGGAAATGGTTCAGCAGACGAGAAGAGTGTGCCAACTGACAATGTCAATTATAGTGGATTAGTGAACAACAGATATACAATACCAGTTGGTGCAGTTGATGAATTTGGTAAAAAAGCCCACTATTCAGAAGTGGGTGCTACATTAATTGTTGTTGCTCCATCAAAAGGGAGTACTGAAGGGGCTGGAATTGTTACAACAGATGTGACAGGAGAAAAGGGTTACAACCCTGAAACTTTCCCTAGTGATTATAAAAATCACAGTTATACCAAGAATTTTGGCGGAACTTCTGCATCAGCACCCATGGTAAGTGGTGTTGTTGCATTAATGCTTGAAGCAAATTCGCATTTAACTTGGCGAGATGTTAGAATGGTATTGGCTCAAAGTGCTACTAAAAATGACCCCAACGATAGTGATTGGGAGTACAATGGTGCAAATTTGCATATTAACCATAAATATGGATTTGGTTTAGTCAATGCAAAAGAAGCCATAGATTTAGCATTAAATTGGAAGGGTGTAGCAGAGGAAAAATTGATAGAAAAATTTCAAGATGTTAATGTATCAATTCCTGACAATAATGACAATGGGGTAGATGGTGTTATCAATATAGAAAAAAATATTTCTATTGAATTTATTGATATTTATTTTAATACAAATGATCATCAAAAATTAGGAGATTTAGAAATTACTCTCATATCACCATATGGAACAAAAAGTATATTGGCACAAAGACATGAAGAAGCGTTTGAGGGTATTTTTAAATATAATAATTGGAGGTTTGGAACAATGAGACATCTTAATGAGTATTCAAAGGGTGAATGGAAATTGCAAGTAAAAGATTTACGAGAAGGCAATAGTGGTACTTTTATATCGTGGGGATTAAAAATTTATGGGCATTAGGTGCAACAAAACCTCATATTAAAAATAAATGTATCAATAAAATCGATTTAAGCGAAGATACTATTGCCCATCAAAAAACAAAAAAATAGTTTCGTTAGATTATGTTAGCAGATATCTATTTTGAAGATAAGGCATACGAGAATAAAAACAACGATAGATCAAGGGGTGCGTACAACTATATATTTTAAAATGTTTTGTTATCATAGACCTAAAAAGAAGCAAACGCACGCATTAGGACATAGGAAAGATGGGTATGTATGTCAATATGTTCGATGACTTAGAGATAAACAAGGCAGAAGAAGCAG is a window from the Sulfurovum sp. genome containing:
- a CDS encoding S8 family serine peptidase; its protein translation is MKLLLILLLAILLIGCGENNKEDPLKKDQWYLDGSKNEYIDINLQHSLYRGRNVLIAIVDNGIDIFHEDLKENIGVGSYSYLTKEYSFNDANHGTACAGIIAGVEGNGKGIRGIASKAKVIGYNALKVPSISNIADALIRNKEKVWISNNSWGDFNSWGEPLLLRSIEEEALKDGVRYGRNGKGIIYVFSAGNGSADEKSVPTDNVNYSGLVNNRYTIPVGAVDEFGKKAHYSEVGATLIVVAPSKGSTEGAGIVTTDVTGEKGYNPETFPSDYKNHSYTKNFGGTSASAPMVSGVVALMLEANSHLTWRDVRMVLAQSATKNDPNDSDWEYNGANLHINHKYGFGLVNAKEAIDLALNWKGVAEEKLIEKFQDVNVSIPDNNDNGVDGVINIEKNISIEFIDIYFNTNDHQKLGDLEITLISPYGTKSILAQRHEEAFEGIFKYNNWRFGTMRHLNEYSKGEWKLQVKDLREGNSGTFISWGLKIYGH